TAAGTATTGTTATTAGCATCTGTGCCTCCAACATATTTGATAAGCGCTGTTTTGATTTGATTAACTCCGTTAGATGTAAATGATGTATTGGTTATAACATTCACTTTGATATATACATTTACTTCATTAGCTCTTGTAAATCCGATTTGTTTTACTTCCCCACTCAAATCAAGAACATCAACATAAGTTGTGCCATAAGGTTGTATCCCTCCAGCTTTCTTTTCATGTATTGCCTTTGCTATTTCTTCATCACTGCCACCTAGTACAAAAGCTTGAATTGACCTAGGTGGTGTACCGTATTGGTCTACCTCATCTTTATAATTTTCAATAACCTTTGCTGCTCGGATACTTGAAATTTTTAATAGATTGGTGCGTATTGCTGCTGTTGTAGCCGAGCCAATACCTTCGACAGTAATATCAGCTCGTTCTCTAGCCTCTGCATCGGTTTCTTTTTCTCGTCCACCGTTGGTTTTTAAAGGGTTATTTACACGTATAATGTCTGCATCAGGATTTACTATTTGAGTAATCGTATTTGCTCCAACATTGCCCCTTGCGCCAATTTCATAGGCCACTATATCTACTAAACCTTTACCTTCTTCATTAAGTGTTAAATCATACAGTGTTTCAAAATAAATATCGTTTTCTGTAGACACTAAAAAACCACTTTCGATAAAGTGGTTAGGTGTGCCAATAACTTCAATTTGTCCATAAGAAAAATCAGCTAAATTTCGTGTTATACCTGCATACGGAAGCAACATGTCTAATTGATTACCTTCTGCGGTCTTTCGATAAGCACTATGGTAAACATCTTCTGTATCTTGCCAAAGCAGTGAGAAAAACCACGCCATAATGCGAATGATAATACCCAATACTGACCGTTCTGTAGTATTAGCATCCGCACCAAACTTTTCTTTTGCTTTAGCTGACATACTATCAACTAATTCGCTGTATGTTTTTCTTTTAAAACCTGTCTTATCCAGCGCCATCTATAACCACCTCTTCATTTAAAACGGTGCCATCTATTAGTGTCACACTATAAACAATCACACGAATTCTGTTAGCATCGTTTATTTTTACACTGTTTATTTCACTAATCCGTTCTTCTTGAGAAAGCACACGCATAACCTCTGCTCTCGCTTCATCTTTCGTTGATTTTTCTAATACACGTTTAAAATCAAGTCCTGCTGCCTCATTTAAGAACCACTCTTTCAAGTTAGTACCTAATGATATAGCAATACACTGTGCGACCTCTTTTTCACCTTCATCTAACTTGAAATCACCATTTTCAAAAAGTAAGTCTCCGTTTAATAGTGCTAATGTTTTCACTAAAACACCCCCACTATTACTGCATCGTGAATATCAAACATTCTTGCTGTTCCTGGATAAACATTTTGTCCGTTTTGTGCTTCATCTATAGCTCGCTGGTTAAATATCACTTGAACTATATCGCCATTTTTTAAGTCTGGAATCATTTCAACTGATTCTGTAAAAGTTATTTCATTATGCACATGCTCACCTGTACCTGTATATTGCGGATGAGGTGCAGTATCTGTTGTTATAGGAATTGGTTGATTATTATGCACTTTATAACGTTGGAAAAGCACTGGTACATTTTCGATAGGAGCCAAAGAACTTTCATCTTGTCCATATTCTTTCACTTTGAATAATGGCTGTATCTTAGCTCTTCGTTTAGTTTCATCATAAGCAAGGACTTTACAAGGCATGGCTGTATTTAAGTTCATATATACTCCATGTTGAAGCGTTTTAAAAAACTCGGTCATATTCGTCATAGTATCGCCTCCACTTCTGTGTAGAATGAGTTACCTTTGCAAATATGCTTACCTTTTTTCACACGCACTTTGCTTTTTGTAACGATTGATTGAAGTTCGATGATTGACGCTGTATTCATTCGGTGTTGTAACAATGACTTTGCTTTATAACCTTTCATTACTATACCTTTACGTTCAGTTTCAAAATATTCTGGTGAATCAACAAGACCTGTATCAGGACTAAGAATGAATCGGTGGTTATCACCTTCTGTAATTGGCCTAATATATGTTTGTTGTCTAGAAATGTAAGCAGACGCTCCACAATCATTCGCAACATCTTGTATTTTTTTGAATATCTCTCCGTTAATAGAAAAGCCTTTATCATACAATTTGTTTTTCGGTAATTTAAGTACGGCCACTTTC
This genomic interval from Lysinibacillus sphaericus contains the following:
- a CDS encoding baseplate J/gp47 family protein; the encoded protein is MALDKTGFKRKTYSELVDSMSAKAKEKFGADANTTERSVLGIIIRIMAWFFSLLWQDTEDVYHSAYRKTAEGNQLDMLLPYAGITRNLADFSYGQIEVIGTPNHFIESGFLVSTENDIYFETLYDLTLNEEGKGLVDIVAYEIGARGNVGANTITQIVNPDADIIRVNNPLKTNGGREKETDAEARERADITVEGIGSATTAAIRTNLLKISSIRAAKVIENYKDEVDQYGTPPRSIQAFVLGGSDEEIAKAIHEKKAGGIQPYGTTYVDVLDLSGEVKQIGFTRANEVNVYIKVNVITNTSFTSNGVNQIKTALIKYVGGTDANNNTYAGLNMGDDVVVSRLIAKTYSVDGIEDVIVEVSNDGINYSDSNVIIGLQEVAQTHFNHIEVTINV
- a CDS encoding Gp138 family membrane-puncturing spike protein, with the translated sequence MTNMTEFFKTLQHGVYMNLNTAMPCKVLAYDETKRRAKIQPLFKVKEYGQDESSLAPIENVPVLFQRYKVHNNQPIPITTDTAPHPQYTGTGEHVHNEITFTESVEMIPDLKNGDIVQVIFNQRAIDEAQNGQNVYPGTARMFDIHDAVIVGVF
- a CDS encoding phage protein, giving the protein MSKLFKRYVEVVTGNLKFNNTDLDIEFEVPFDDDLEPNISEITIYNLSESTRNKLKRGEVISITAGYVEDKGLILNGRINSITTTPLGADRATVIKVIDTYSFNVKKTLQRSYKGKIKADAIIKDLVKALGLKVAVLKLPKNKLYDKGFSINGEIFKKIQDVANDCGASAYISRQQTYIRPITEGDNHRFILSPDTGLVDSPEYFETERKGIVMKGYKAKSLLQHRMNTASIIELQSIVTKSKVRVKKGKHICKGNSFYTEVEAIL